In a single window of the Nicotiana tomentosiformis chromosome 8, ASM39032v3, whole genome shotgun sequence genome:
- the LOC138897204 gene encoding uncharacterized protein, with product MSKDLVSPESTSLSLSHSDVSSSAAMPPLSENFNPYPHSSPSLPPAATPMLRRSSRLTKPPIWMKDYVVQSKGSSCLILSQCVTYDYLSPSYRASFTAYSAIVEPKSYAESKTDPKWIEAMKAEISALEANQTWSIADLPQGK from the exons ATGTCTAAG GATCTTGTTTCCCCTGAATCAACCTCTCTATCTCTTAGCCATTCTGATGTATCTTCTAGTGCTGCTATGCCTCCACTAAGTGAGAACTTTAATCCATATCCACACTCCTCACCTTCTCTTCCACCTGCTGCTACACCTATGTTGAGAAGGTCTTCTAGGCTGACTAAACCTCCCATCTGGATGAAGGACTATGTGGTGCAGTCCAAGGGTTCTTCCTGCctcatcctctctcaatgtgtTACCTATGACTACTTGTCACCTTCTTATCGGGCCTCTTTTACAGCCTATTCAGCTATTGTTGAGCCCAAATCCTATGCAGAATCCAAGACAGATCCCAAGTGGATTGAGGCTATGAAAGCTGAAATTTCAGCACTAGAAGCCAATCAAACTTGGTCTATTGCTGATCTTCCCCAGGGAAAATAG
- the LOC138897205 gene encoding uncharacterized protein has translation MPELPRLEWKGSYVSTSSRVISFLEARHMVEKGCLAYLAYARDTTAESLMINSVPVVREFADVFLSDLPGMPPDHDIDFCIDMALGTQPISIPPYRMAPKELKQLKEQLGELLAKGFVIPSVSH, from the coding sequence atgccagagttgcctagattggagtggaagggttcgtatGTTAGTAcgtctagtcgggttatctcttttctggaggctcgacatatggtcgagaagggttgcttggcttatctagcctatgctCGGGATACCACCGCAGAGTCTCTGATGATtaattcagtgccagtagttcgggagttcgccgatgtgtttctttctgaccttccaggcatgccaccagatcatgatattgatttttgtattgacatGGCTCtgggtacccagcctatatctatcccaccgtaccgtatggctccgaaagagttgaagcagttgaaggagcagcttggagagttgttagcaaaggggtttgtcatACCAAGTGTATCACattag